In Gadus chalcogrammus isolate NIFS_2021 chromosome 11, NIFS_Gcha_1.0, whole genome shotgun sequence, a single window of DNA contains:
- the mchr2a gene encoding melanin-concentrating hormone receptor 2: MNDTISTFSNRSSQHHNQSWSQNISKSFNFVYFTETTILPSLIGLLCTTGLIGNVLVLVTILRAVKKTVPDVYICNLAVADVVHVTVMPFLIHQWARGGHWVFGSTLCRVITSLDNCNQVACAAVMTAVSVDRYCAVVHPFRLLALRTKSRTMGLNLLVWGVSVLLVVPVWLHSKVIRFPDGLESCSINLVSPSAVLWYTLYQTITSFFLPLPLILTCYILIVVHTWRMYMKNKQAQRYSSNLPRARAIRLTKMVLVLVGVFLLSVGPYHILQLVNLTVRRPSLAYHTCYYLSVCLSYAASSINPFIYILLSGHFRRRLTGPRIPGGRSAVEKERTWHAHTPHSSYA; this comes from the exons ATGAACGATACGATAAGCACCTTTTCGAACCGCTCTTCTCAGCACCACAATCAGTCTTGGAGCCAAAACATTTCGAAATCGTTCAATTTCGTCTATTTTACGGAGACCACCATCCTACCCTCTTTGATCGGATTACTGTGTACTACTGGGCTTATTGGCAACGTGCTCGTCTTAGTGACCATTCTTAG GGCAGTGAAGAAGACGGTGCCGGACGTGTACATCTGTAACCTGGCGGTGGCCGACGTGGTCCATGTGACCGTCATGCCCTTCCTCATCCACCAGTGGGCGCGCGGTGGCCATTGGGTCTTTGGCAGTACGCTGTGCCGCGTCATCACCTCCCTGGACAACTGCAACCAGGTGGCGTGTGCAGCGGTGATGACCGCTGTCAGTGTGGACAG GTACTGTGCCGTTGTCCATCCGTTTCGCCTGCTGGCTTTGAGGACCAAATCCAGGACCATGGGTCTCAACCTGCTGGTGTGGGGGGTCtccgtgctgctggtggtgccgGTCTGGCTCCACTCCAAGGTCATCCGCTTCCCTGATGGCCTGGAGAGCTGCAGCATTAACCTGGTCTCCCCCAGCGCGGTCCTCTG GTACACTTTATATCAGACCATTACGTCGTTCTTTCTGCCTCTGCCCCTCATTCTGACCTGCTACATCCTCATCGTGGTTCACACCTGGAGGATGTACATGAAGAACAAGCAGGCCCAGCG CTACAGCAGCAACTTGCCCCGCGCCCGGGCCATCCGCCTGACCAAGATGGTGCTGGTTCTGGTGGGGGTGTTCCTGCTGAGCGTGGGGCCCTACCACATCCTGCAGCTGGTCAACCTGACGGTGCGGAGGCCCTCGCTGGCCTACCACACCTGCTACTACCTGTCCGTGTGTCTGAGCTACGCCGCCAGCAGCATCAACCCCTTCATCTACATCCTGCTTAGCGGACACTTCAGGCGTCGGCTGACCGGGCCCCGCATCCCCGGCGGACGAAGCGCCGTCGAGAAAGAGCGCACGTGGCATGCCCACACACCGCACTCAAGCTACGCGTGA